The following are encoded together in the Thunnus albacares chromosome 7, fThuAlb1.1, whole genome shotgun sequence genome:
- the kcnj11 gene encoding ATP-sensitive inward rectifier potassium channel 11, giving the protein MLSRKGLIPEDYFLTRLAEDELRTPKFKAKPRKARFVSKNGTCNVAHTNIREQGRFLQDVFTTLVDLKWLHTIIIFTMSFLCSWLLFGMVWWLVAFAHGDLDQNGEDFVPCVTDIDSFASAFLFSIEVQVTIGFGGRMITEECISAIIILIVQNIVGLVINAIMLGCIFMKTAQANRRAETLIFSKHAVISVRNNKLCFMIRIGDLRKSMIISASVRMQVVRRSTTEEGEVIPLDQIDIHMDNPVGTNGIFLVSPLIICHVIDKGSPLYELSSTNLQHEDIEVVVVLEGVVETTGITTQARTSYVSEEILWGQRFVPTVSEEDGMYAVDYSKFGNTMKVPTPCCSAKRLDEAGGIARFKLTEGVTLRASVARRRGSKAARRSRLDT; this is encoded by the coding sequence ATGTTGTCCAGGAAAGGACTCATTCCTGAGGATTATTTCCTGACACGTTTGGCTGAGGATGAGCTGAGGACACCCAAGTTTAAGGCGAAACCGAGAAAAGCCCGGTTCGTCTCCAAGAACGGCACCTGCAATGTGGCTCACACCAACATCCGAGAACAGGGCCGATTCTTGCAGGACGTCTTCACCACTCTGGTGGATTTAAAATGGTTACACACCATCATCATTTTCACCATGTCTTTCCTGTGCAGCTGGCTTCTTTTCGGGATGGTCTGGTGGCTCGTCGCCTTTGCGCACGGCGACTTGGACCAGAACGGAGAAGACTTTGTCCCGTGCGTAACGGACATTGACTCATTCGCTTCCGCTTTCCTCTTCTCCATAGAGGTCCAGGTGACCATCGGCTTCGGGGGAAGGATGATCACGGAGGAGTGCATCTCCGCCATCATCATCCTGATTGTGCAGAACATCGTTGGGCTGGTCATCAACGCCATCATGCTCGGCTGCATCTTCATGAAAACTGCGCAAGCGAACCGGCGCGCAGAGACGCTCATTTTCAGCAAGCATGCCGTCATCTCCGTCCGAAACAACAAGCTCTGCTTCATGATCCGCATCGGGGACCTGAGGAAAAGTATGATCATCAGCGCCTCCGTGCGGATGCAGGTGGTCAGGAGATCCACCACCGAGGAGGGAGAGGTGATACCTCTGGACCAGATCGACATCCACATGGATAACCCGGTGGGCACCAACGGCATCTTCCTGGTTTCCCCCCTCATCATCTGCCACGTGATCGACAAGGGCAGCCCTCTGTATGAGCTGTCCTCCACCAACCTGCAGCACGAGGACATAGAGGTGGTCGTGGTGCTGGAGGGGGTGGTGGAGACCACCGGCATCACCACTCAGGCCAGGACCTCCTACGTGTCGGAGGAGATCCTGTGGGGGCAGCGCTTCGTACCCACCGTGTCCGAAGAGGATGGCATGTACGCGGTAGACTACTCCAAGTTCGGCAACACCATGAAGGTACCGACGCCTTGCTGCAGCGCAAAGAGACTGGATGAGGCGGGAGGCATCGCTCGCTTTAAACTGACCGAGGGCGTCACCTTGCGGGCGTCTGTGGCAAGGCGGCGGGGGTCCAAGGCGGCCCGGCGCTCCAGGCTGGACACCTAG